In the genome of Myxococcus guangdongensis, one region contains:
- a CDS encoding histidine phosphatase family protein gives MGVVYLIRHGQASFGAEDYDQLSETGFVQARVLGAALKTRLPRLDAVVAGTLTRHRQTAETCLSAMGVDLMPTRSPGFNEFDHDELVVRHTPRYANHAALAEDLASTPEPRRAFQALFTEAVARWVAGKHDAEYTEPWPVFRERCLRALDALIQGLGPSKTALVFTSGGPVTAICQQLLQIPDEHAFRLNWTLSNCGVTKVIYSERGRYLSSLNEHTHFEGANQALITYR, from the coding sequence ATGGGCGTCGTGTATCTCATCCGCCATGGACAGGCGTCCTTCGGCGCGGAGGACTACGACCAGCTCTCCGAGACGGGCTTCGTGCAGGCGCGCGTGCTCGGCGCGGCGCTCAAGACGCGGCTGCCGCGCCTCGACGCGGTGGTGGCCGGCACGCTCACCCGACACCGGCAGACGGCGGAGACGTGCCTCTCCGCCATGGGAGTGGACCTGATGCCCACGCGCAGCCCGGGCTTCAACGAGTTCGACCACGACGAGCTGGTCGTCCGCCACACGCCCCGCTACGCCAACCACGCCGCGCTGGCCGAGGACCTCGCGTCGACGCCGGAGCCGCGCCGCGCGTTCCAGGCGCTCTTCACCGAGGCGGTGGCCCGCTGGGTCGCCGGCAAGCACGACGCCGAATACACCGAGCCCTGGCCCGTGTTCCGGGAGCGGTGCCTGCGCGCGCTCGATGCGCTCATCCAGGGACTGGGGCCGTCCAAGACGGCGCTGGTGTTCACCTCGGGAGGCCCCGTCACCGCCATCTGTCAGCAGCTGCTCCAGATTCCCGACGAGCACGCCTTCCGGCTCAACTGGACGCTGTCCAACTGCGGCGTGACGAAGGTCATCTACAGTGAGCGCGGCCGCTACCTGTCCTCCCTCAACGAGCACACGCACTTCGAGGGGGCGAACCAGGCCCTCATCACCTACCGCTGA
- a CDS encoding LysR family transcriptional regulator translates to MSPVQDSPRRPGPPDLNLFRVFDVVYRERNLTRAADVLFLSQSAVSHALARLREQLGAPLFVRQGRGVAPTPLAERVAPEIREALALLQQAVHHTRGFEPARDVGTFTLAMSDMLEPSIVPRLVARLQARSPEARISSVRLERTRLERDLASGRLDLAIDVEQPTSAELRHTAFTRDAFCVVSRKRRRLDVAAYMGAKHVTVSSRRTGLAVEDLVLSRLGYQREVTVRCRHYETACRIVSGSDLLLTMPRRRAEEINGVLDEHLHLLPMPLALPRLELHLYWHRSEDSEPRSQWLRSELQSLAKVLMGARRGA, encoded by the coding sequence ATGAGCCCAGTTCAGGATTCCCCCCGACGCCCCGGGCCCCCGGACCTCAACCTCTTCCGGGTGTTCGACGTCGTCTATCGGGAGCGGAACCTGACGCGCGCGGCGGACGTGCTGTTCCTCAGTCAGTCCGCGGTGAGCCACGCGCTGGCGAGGCTGCGCGAGCAACTGGGGGCGCCCCTGTTCGTCCGGCAGGGGAGGGGCGTGGCGCCGACGCCGTTGGCGGAGCGGGTGGCGCCGGAGATTCGGGAGGCGCTGGCGCTGCTCCAGCAGGCGGTGCACCACACGCGCGGCTTCGAGCCGGCGCGGGACGTGGGGACCTTCACCCTGGCGATGAGCGACATGTTGGAGCCGTCGATCGTGCCCCGCTTGGTGGCGCGGCTGCAGGCGCGGAGTCCGGAGGCGCGCATCAGCAGCGTGCGGCTGGAGCGGACGCGGCTGGAGCGCGACCTGGCTTCAGGGCGGTTGGACCTGGCCATCGACGTGGAGCAGCCGACGAGCGCGGAGCTGCGGCACACGGCCTTCACGCGGGACGCGTTCTGCGTGGTGAGTCGCAAGCGGCGGCGGCTGGACGTGGCGGCGTACATGGGGGCGAAGCACGTCACGGTGTCCTCGCGGCGCACGGGGCTGGCAGTGGAGGACCTGGTGCTCAGCCGGCTGGGGTATCAGCGGGAGGTCACGGTGCGTTGTCGGCACTACGAGACGGCGTGCCGCATCGTCTCGGGCTCGGACCTGTTGCTGACGATGCCTCGGCGCAGAGCGGAGGAGATCAACGGGGTGCTGGATGAGCACCTGCACCTGCTGCCCATGCCGCTCGCGCTGCCGCGACTGGAGTTGCACCTGTACTGGCACCGCTCCGAGGACAGCGAGCCTCGGAGCCAGTGGCTGCGTTCGGAGCTTCAATCCCTGGCGAAGGTGTTGATGGGCGCGCGGCGTGGCGCGTGA
- a CDS encoding SDR family oxidoreductase: MRRNILITGASSGLGEGMAREFAARGRSLALCARRTDRLEALRAELLSKHPGIQVSVRELDVNQHEQVFEVFEAFAQDLGGLDRVIINAGIGVGKRIGTGHFATNAKTAQTNFVAAVAQCEAAVGILRKQGHGHLVTISSMSAMRGLPRHLTVYAATKAGLATLTEGIRAELLGTPIKVSTIYPGYIHTELNAGAKNLPFAIDSERGSRALVKAIEKEPVSAYVPGWPWSVVGFFLRNLPLKLVAKMS; the protein is encoded by the coding sequence ATGCGAAGGAACATCCTGATTACGGGCGCGAGCTCCGGCCTGGGTGAGGGCATGGCCCGCGAGTTCGCGGCGCGGGGGCGCTCGCTGGCGCTGTGCGCGCGTCGGACGGACCGGCTGGAGGCGCTGCGCGCGGAGCTGCTCTCGAAGCACCCCGGCATCCAGGTCTCCGTGCGGGAGCTGGATGTGAACCAGCACGAGCAGGTGTTCGAGGTCTTCGAGGCGTTCGCCCAGGACCTCGGCGGGCTGGACCGCGTCATCATCAACGCGGGCATCGGCGTGGGCAAGCGCATCGGCACCGGCCACTTCGCCACCAACGCGAAGACGGCCCAGACGAACTTCGTGGCCGCCGTGGCCCAGTGCGAGGCGGCCGTGGGCATCCTGCGCAAGCAGGGCCACGGACACCTGGTCACCATCTCCTCGATGAGCGCCATGCGCGGACTGCCCCGCCACCTCACCGTGTACGCGGCGACGAAGGCGGGGCTGGCCACGCTGACGGAGGGCATCCGCGCCGAGCTGCTCGGCACGCCCATCAAGGTCTCCACGATTTATCCCGGCTACATCCACACGGAGCTGAACGCGGGGGCGAAGAACCTGCCCTTCGCCATCGACTCGGAGCGGGGCTCGCGCGCGTTGGTGAAGGCCATCGAGAAGGAGCCGGTGAGCGCCTACGTCCCCGGCTGGCCATGGAGCGTCGTCGGCTTCTTCCTGCGCAACCTGCCGCTCAAGCTCGTCGCGAAGATGTCCTGA
- a CDS encoding phosphotransferase family protein, producing the protein MATHAAPKSTLDSPSSVRAGEELNVPAIDAWLKKQVPTLEGLPIVTQFSGGASNWTYRLKYPKHDLILRRPPAGTKAKSAHDMSREYRVQKALRPAYPFVPEMVALCQDASVIGADFYVMERIEGIIPRANMPRGMNLSAGETRKLCVNVIDKLLELHAVDAQAVGLSSLGKGAGYPRRQVEGWSDRYEKARTWNVPSFKYVRDWLKDHIPDDIATCVIHNDWRFDNVVLDPGEPTQVIGVLDWEMATLGDPLMDLGSALAYWVESDDDFFMRATRRQPTHLPGMMSRREVVDYYLQRSGLKPASWTFYEVFGIFRLAGIIQQIYYRYHHKQTRNPAFKNFWTLVTYYDWRCKRLIKKGGR; encoded by the coding sequence ATGGCCACCCACGCCGCCCCGAAATCCACCCTGGATTCACCCAGCTCCGTGCGCGCCGGTGAGGAGCTGAACGTCCCCGCCATCGACGCGTGGCTCAAGAAGCAGGTGCCGACGCTCGAGGGCCTGCCCATCGTGACGCAGTTCTCCGGCGGCGCGTCCAACTGGACCTACCGGCTCAAGTACCCCAAGCACGACCTCATCCTCCGCCGCCCTCCCGCGGGCACCAAGGCGAAGTCCGCGCACGACATGTCGCGCGAGTACCGCGTGCAGAAGGCCCTCCGGCCCGCCTACCCGTTCGTGCCGGAGATGGTCGCGCTGTGCCAGGACGCGTCCGTCATCGGCGCGGACTTCTACGTCATGGAGCGCATCGAGGGCATCATCCCCCGCGCCAACATGCCGCGCGGGATGAACCTGAGCGCCGGCGAGACGCGCAAGCTGTGCGTCAACGTCATCGACAAGCTGCTGGAGCTGCACGCGGTGGATGCCCAGGCCGTGGGCCTGTCGTCGCTCGGCAAGGGCGCGGGCTATCCCCGCCGACAGGTGGAGGGCTGGTCGGACCGCTACGAGAAGGCGCGGACCTGGAACGTGCCGAGCTTCAAGTACGTGCGTGACTGGCTCAAGGACCACATCCCCGACGACATCGCCACCTGCGTCATCCACAACGACTGGCGCTTCGACAACGTGGTGCTGGACCCGGGCGAGCCCACGCAGGTCATCGGCGTGCTCGACTGGGAGATGGCCACCCTGGGCGACCCGCTGATGGACCTGGGCAGCGCGCTCGCGTACTGGGTCGAGTCGGATGACGACTTCTTCATGCGCGCCACGCGGCGTCAGCCCACGCACCTGCCCGGCATGATGAGCCGCCGGGAGGTCGTCGACTACTACCTCCAGCGCTCCGGCCTGAAGCCCGCGAGCTGGACCTTCTACGAGGTCTTCGGAATCTTCAGGCTCGCCGGCATCATCCAGCAGATCTACTACCGCTATCACCACAAGCAGACGCGCAACCCGGCGTTCAAGAACTTCTGGACGCTGGTGACGTACTACGACTGGCGCTGCAAGCGGCTCATCAAGAAGGGAGGGCGGTGA
- a CDS encoding DUF1444 family protein, producing the protein MGFFRRLLGLGKKDSAKAVDRSGDLSPREELLIEVAAVLYSLPFVLGVSRTANGYGVDYRVNGAFTRMNLESLFLATREMTPEERAHHVRQFFTALTMPAPLPDLWEDVRENVLPVIRPASFGPQVSREESNAVVARRPIPCLRVMLLVELPESTLHVRHENLAEWKISEEEAFQAAFANLARLVDPGIDARQTQKSPGLPVMFPDVYESSRLLHPGFLASSVAKVRGRPVISIPARTTLLVMGDESHDLVNQLCAHGQREFESNPHCISPALYTLDDAGRVVPYLRPGTDELAVRVRQGHALFALREYELQQKSLEAWHEAEGVDTLLSDFTLHNRHTDGYPLAWTMWVKDKDLLLPEADLVSIHDDEGAPFIVPFPLARRLAPECFELVPDLWPTRYRTVAWPEPQVVEQLRAATVDLATFEVE; encoded by the coding sequence ATGGGATTCTTCAGAAGGCTTCTGGGGCTGGGGAAGAAGGACTCCGCGAAGGCTGTCGACCGGAGCGGGGACCTGAGCCCCCGTGAAGAGCTGCTGATCGAGGTGGCGGCTGTCTTGTATTCCCTCCCCTTCGTGCTCGGCGTCTCACGAACGGCGAATGGCTATGGCGTGGATTACCGGGTGAATGGCGCGTTCACCCGGATGAACCTGGAGAGCCTCTTCCTGGCGACGAGAGAAATGACGCCAGAGGAGCGCGCCCACCATGTCCGGCAGTTCTTCACCGCTCTCACGATGCCAGCGCCACTCCCAGACCTCTGGGAGGACGTCCGGGAGAACGTGCTGCCGGTGATTCGCCCGGCCTCCTTTGGCCCACAGGTCTCGAGGGAGGAATCCAACGCCGTGGTGGCTCGACGTCCCATTCCCTGCCTGCGGGTGATGCTGCTGGTCGAGTTGCCCGAGTCCACCTTGCATGTGAGGCATGAGAACCTGGCGGAATGGAAGATTTCCGAGGAGGAGGCGTTCCAGGCAGCCTTCGCCAACCTCGCGCGCCTCGTCGACCCAGGCATCGATGCCCGGCAGACGCAGAAGTCCCCGGGCCTCCCGGTGATGTTCCCGGACGTCTACGAATCCTCGCGCCTCTTGCACCCCGGATTCCTCGCGTCTTCCGTTGCCAAGGTGCGGGGACGTCCCGTCATCAGCATTCCCGCACGCACCACGCTCCTCGTCATGGGCGACGAGAGCCATGACCTGGTCAACCAGTTGTGCGCGCATGGACAGCGGGAGTTCGAGTCCAACCCCCACTGCATCTCGCCCGCGCTCTACACCCTGGACGACGCGGGCCGCGTGGTTCCCTATCTCCGCCCAGGCACGGATGAGCTCGCGGTGCGCGTGCGCCAAGGACACGCCTTGTTCGCGTTGAGGGAGTACGAACTCCAGCAGAAGAGCCTCGAGGCCTGGCATGAGGCGGAGGGCGTGGACACACTCCTCTCCGACTTCACGCTCCACAACCGGCATACGGATGGGTACCCCCTCGCCTGGACGATGTGGGTCAAAGACAAGGACCTGCTGCTTCCCGAAGCGGACCTGGTGAGCATCCACGACGACGAGGGGGCCCCCTTCATCGTGCCCTTCCCCCTGGCGAGGCGATTGGCGCCCGAGTGCTTCGAGCTGGTGCCGGACCTGTGGCCGACACGCTATCGCACCGTCGCGTGGCCCGAGCCCCAGGTCGTCGAACAACTGCGCGCCGCGACGGTCGACCTCGCGACGTTCGAAGTGGAGTAA
- a CDS encoding acyl-CoA dehydrogenase family protein yields the protein MDFEPSARGKDYLERVKQFMREHIEPNEARYYQEVMEASRGGDWKTWPVSSVMEDLKAKARAAGLWNLFLPDEKLSPGLSTLEYAPIAEETGRSLMAPEVFNCNAPDTGNMEVLWKYGTPAQQKQWLTPLLAGEIRSVFCMTEPGVASSDATNMEATAVVEKDEVILNGSKWWTTGLGHPKAKIAIFMARTPDTGGDRHHQHSMVLVPLDSPGVSIKRMLPVFGEYDAPHGHGEVHFTNVRVPVSNIIGGPGMGFEIAQGRLGPGRIHHCMRCIGASERALELMIDRGMNRTAFGKPLLNLGGNRERVAEARIAIDQARLLTLYAAWKMDQVGALGAMTEISAIKVVAPSVLQRIVDDAIQIHGGAGVSNDTVLAGFFGQARTLRLADGPDEVHKGVIARIELAKRGFSKR from the coding sequence GTGGACTTCGAGCCGAGCGCCAGAGGCAAGGACTACCTGGAGCGCGTGAAGCAGTTCATGCGCGAGCACATCGAGCCCAACGAGGCCCGCTACTACCAGGAGGTCATGGAGGCCTCGCGCGGCGGTGACTGGAAGACCTGGCCCGTGTCCTCCGTCATGGAAGACCTCAAGGCCAAGGCTCGCGCCGCGGGGCTCTGGAACCTCTTCCTCCCCGACGAGAAGCTCTCCCCGGGCCTGTCCACGCTCGAGTACGCCCCCATCGCCGAGGAAACCGGGCGCAGCCTCATGGCCCCCGAGGTCTTCAACTGCAACGCCCCCGACACCGGCAACATGGAGGTGCTCTGGAAGTACGGCACCCCCGCCCAGCAGAAGCAGTGGCTCACCCCGCTGCTCGCCGGTGAAATCCGCTCCGTCTTCTGCATGACCGAGCCCGGCGTCGCCTCCTCCGACGCCACCAACATGGAGGCCACCGCCGTCGTCGAGAAGGACGAGGTCATCCTCAACGGCTCCAAGTGGTGGACCACCGGCCTGGGCCACCCCAAGGCGAAGATCGCCATCTTCATGGCGCGCACGCCCGACACCGGCGGCGACCGCCACCATCAGCACTCCATGGTGCTCGTGCCCCTGGACTCGCCGGGCGTGTCCATCAAGCGCATGCTCCCCGTCTTCGGCGAGTACGACGCACCCCATGGCCACGGCGAGGTGCACTTCACCAACGTCCGCGTGCCCGTCTCCAACATCATCGGCGGCCCCGGCATGGGCTTCGAGATCGCCCAGGGCCGCCTGGGCCCCGGCCGCATCCACCACTGCATGCGCTGCATCGGCGCCTCCGAGCGGGCGCTGGAGCTGATGATCGACCGCGGGATGAACCGCACCGCCTTCGGCAAGCCCCTGCTCAACCTGGGCGGCAACCGCGAGCGCGTGGCCGAGGCCCGCATCGCCATCGACCAGGCCCGCCTGCTCACGCTCTACGCGGCGTGGAAGATGGACCAGGTGGGCGCCCTCGGGGCGATGACGGAGATCTCCGCCATCAAGGTCGTGGCCCCCAGCGTGCTCCAGCGCATCGTCGACGACGCCATCCAGATTCACGGTGGCGCGGGCGTGTCCAACGACACGGTGCTCGCGGGCTTCTTCGGTCAGGCGCGCACCTTGCGGCTCGCGGACGGCCCGGACGAGGTGCACAAGGGCGTCATCGCTCGCATCGAGCTGGCCAAGCGCGGCTTCTCCAAGAGGTGA